The Stomoxys calcitrans chromosome 3, idStoCalc2.1, whole genome shotgun sequence genome includes a region encoding these proteins:
- the LOC106084494 gene encoding uncharacterized protein LOC106084494 isoform X1: MNATDHAIAPGESTATAAAHLAAIIANTAHANGYDHHQRHQQHNNRPSPLQQAHNHHHHPAVAHSQLNESCGNTTSEDSVTLLHSSITTQHRYIPLSDTSSIVDISNGNHLIRNFGAGNAYDDIVSQKLVIMSSTAVSSSSTSAASTTASNTSSTLVMATTEAAAAAVESSVSGIVANNNNAITATAIASGATAQVSNEQHQPQPHQNQQQHHQQQHIVNQTSTNAALLVTTSGSTPTAATNPPQSQTTATILANNPQNLGKYWVVTNLFQGQHGQQPPAPTSVAYSQSGVANGGGTGGATYTQTSIAGIPSSTLVRAISTTAASAGVTKPSEAASSSSAGTLQIPQTTQMLSQAAALGQQLPNGTIITTQAAQQQQQQRHAEHQQQLHVHALNSAEDNRQQQQQQQQQQQQQQIAQQQHQQQQQQQHQQQQQQQQHVGVLQTNDAIKDEKPSFTSNGKIATTNQQIIMQHISTASTAAPATSGATTITLGAPKAEIKDDGSVVVGGKIHPGIEMYKVNIEDISQLFAYHEVFGKMHGDVINHPLAVAHGIPVSSNNSSIAPAVAAASANANEANQQQQQQQQQQQHQQANAGGQVAISGTVAMQQSSESTITTTATGSGTVAATTTSAATAIANSTGAAATTTAGGAAAGLLLPKMEGGIAAVDQSAITLAPDGTVVSTGEHVCDICGKMFAFRYQLIVHRRYHTERKPFNCQVCGQGFFTSQDLTRHGKIHIGGPMFTCVVCFNVFANNASLERHMKRHSTDKPFACTICQKTFARKEHLENHFRSHTGETPFRCQYCAKTFTRKEHMVNHVRKHTGETPHRCDICKKSFTRKEHYVNHYMWHTGQTPHQCEVCGKKYTRKEHLANHMRSHTNDTPFRCEICGKSFSRKEHFTNHILWHTGETPHRCDICSKTFTRKEHLLNHVRQHTGESPHRCTYCPKTFTRKEHLTNHIHQHTGETPHRCDFCSKTFTRKEHLLNHVRQHTGESPHRCTYCLKTFTRKEHLVNHIRQHTGETPFKCNYCTKAFTRKDHMVNHVRQHTGESPHKCTFCAKTFTRKEHLTNHVRQHTGESPHRCTYCKKTFTRKEHLTNHIRLHTGDSPHKCEYCQKTFTRKEHLNNHMRQHSSDNPHCCNVCNKPFTRKEHLINHMSRCHTGDRPFACETCGKSFPLKGNLLFHQRSHTKGQEMERPFSCEKCPKTFICKGHLVSHMRSHSGEKPHACTLCSKAFVERGNLKRHMKMNHPNAPMPPPPVPHPIIPAGVLPQIKQEIKPVISELTPLQSAPIAHTIQQLTGGAGGNTVQLPTGLVPLVTSTITSHATQKQVPPPPPQQQQQAQPPQQQQAQAPQAQQLQQQQQQLMHQQAAAAAAAAHQQQVLHQQQQQQHQQQQLMQLSLQQAAAAAAAHQQLQQPSSHQTTQQQQQQQQQQQQQQQQQSQAQQQQQQQPPPPQVPIALIQTTDPEALARAAMHMPPNVEQHPVVY, encoded by the exons TCGTGCGGCAACACTACTTCCGAAGATAGCGTTACTTTGCTCCATTCATCGATAACAACACAACATCGATATATACCCCTCTCAGATACCTCATCGATTGTTGATATTTCTAACGGTAATCATCTTATTAGGAATTTTGGTGCTGGCAATGCTTATGACGATATTGTTTCCCAAAAGTTGGTAATCATGTCTTCAACGGCTGTTTCTTCGTCTTCGACGTCGGCAGCATCCACAACTGCCAGTAATACAAGTTCAACATTAGTGATGGCAACGACAGAAGCTGCAGCCGCAGCGGTTGAATCGTCTGTTTCTGGTATTGTTGCTAATAATAATAATGCTATTACAGCCACAGCTATTGCATCTGGCGCAACAGCGCAGGTTTCTAATGAACAACACCAACCTCAGCCACACcaaaaccaacaacagcaccatcaacaacaacatattgTCAATCAAACGTCTACAAATGCGGCTTTATTGGTTACAACTTCAGGTTCAACACCAACGGCGGCTACCAATCCACCACAGTCTCAGACCACGGCTACAATTTTAGCCAATAATCCTCAAAAT TTGGGCAAATATTGGGTGGTAACAAATTTATTTCAAGGCCAACACGGACAGCAGCCGCCTGCACCTACGAGTGTTGCCTATAGCCAAAGTGGTGTTGCCAACGGTGGCGGCACTGGCGGTGCCACATATACCCAAACATCTATAGCTGGTATACCATCATCGACTTTGGTACGTGCAATATCAACAACAGCAGCCTCAGCTGGTGTTACAAAACCATCGGAAGCGGCATCAAGTAGCAGTGCGGGAACACTGCAAATACCGCAAACAACTCAAATGTTGTCACAGGCAGCCGCCTTAGGGCAACAGTTGCCAAATGGTACTATAATAACAACACAGGccgcccaacaacaacaacagcaacgacaTGCAGAACACCAACAACAGTTACATGTGCATG CTTTAAACTCTGCAGAAGATAAcaggcagcagcaacaacaacagcagcaacagcaacaacaacaacaaatagcacagcagcagcaccaacaacagcagcagcaacaacatcaacaacagcagcagcagcaacagcacgTCGGTGTTCTGCAAACTAATGATGCAATTAAAGATGAAAAGCCTTCATTCACTTCAAATGGTAAAATTGCCACCACCAATCAACAGATAATCATGCAGCATATATCAACAGCATCGACGGCAGCTCCAGCAACCTCAGGAGCCACTACCATAACTTTGGGCGCTCCCAAAGCTGAAATTAAGGACGATGGCAGTGTGGTAGTTGGCGGTAAAATACACCCTGGCATCGAAATGTACAAGGTTAATATTGAAGACATTTCGCAATTGTTCGCCTACCACGAAGTATTTGGCAAGATGCATGGCGATGTCATAAATCATCCTTTGGCGGTGGCACATGGCATACCGGTTTCATCGAACAACAGCAGTATTGCACCCGCAGTTGCAGCCGCCTCCGCGAATGCGAATGAAGCAaatcagcaacagcagcagcaacaacaacaacagcaacatcagcAGGCCAATGCTGGGGGACAAGTGGCCATCAGTGGAACCGTGGCTATGCAGCAATCATCGGAATCGACCATAACTACAACGGCTACAGGCAGCGGAACTGTAGCCGCCACTACCACAAGTGCCGCTACGGCTATAGCCAATAGTACTGGAGCAGCGGCCACCACGACGGCTGGTGGTGCGGCAGCTGGCCTCTTATTGCCCAAAATGGAGGGCGGTATTGCGGCCGTCGATCAAAGCGCCATCACCTTGGCTCCCGATGGCACAGTGGTCTCTACTGGAGAACATGTTTGCGACATATGCGGCAAAATGTTTGCCTTTCGTTATCAATTAATAGTGCATCGCCGTTATCATACGGAGCGAAAGCCTTTCAACTGTCAGGTTTGTGGTCAGGGATTCTTTACCTCTCAAGATCTGACTCGTCATGGCAAAATTCACATAGGTGGTCCCATGTTCACTTGTGTGGTGTGTTTCAATGTCTTCGCTAATAACGCTTCACTGGAACGCCACATGAAGCGGCATTCGACGGATAAGCCATTTGCCTGCACGATATGTCAGAAGACCTTTGCGCGCAAAGAGCATTTGGAAAATCACTTCCGTTCGCATACCGGCGAGACACCGTTCCGTTGTCAGTACTGTGCAAAAACCTTTACTCGCAAAGAGCATATGGTCAATCATGTGCGCAAGCACACAGGAGAGACACCGCATCGCTGTGACATTTGCAAGAAGTCGTTTACGCGTAAAGAACACTATGTCAATCATTATATGTGGCACACCG gTCAAACTCCTCATCAATGCGAGGTGTGTGGCAAAAAGTATACGCGCAAGGAACACTTGGCCAATCACATGCGATCCCATACCAACGATACGCCTTTCCGTTGCGAAATCTGTGGCAAGAGTTTCAGTCGCAAAGAACACTTTACCAATCACATTTTATGGCATACAG GCGAAACACCCCATCGTTGTGACATCTGCTCGAAAACCTTTACGCGCAAAGAACACTTACTAAATCATGTGCGACAACATACGGGCGAATCGCCGCACCGTTGCACCTACTGCCCGAAAACGTTTACGCGCAAAGAACATCTAACAAATCATATACATCAACACACCG GCGAAACTCCCCATCGTTGCGATTTCTGTTCGAAAACTTTTACGCGCAAAGAACACTTACTAAATCATGTGCGACAACATACGGGTGAATCTCCGCATCGCTGCACTTATTGTCTTAAAACGTTTACGCGCAAAGAGCATTTGGTCAATCACATACGTCAACATACCGGCGAGACGCCATTCAAGTGCAATTATTGCACCAAAGCTTTTACACGCAAGGATCATATGGTTAATCATGTGCGCCAGCACACGGGCGAATCGCCGCACAAATGCACATTTTGCGCCAAAACCTTTACGCGCAAGGAACATTTGACAAATCATGTGCGTCAACATACCGGAGAGTCACCGCATCGTTGCACCTATTGCAAAAAGACGTTTACGCGCAAGGAACATCTAACGAATCATATACGTTTGCATACGGGCGATTCGCCGCACAAATGTGAATACTGTCAAAAGACATTTACGCGCAAGGAACATCTGAATAATCATATGCGTCAGCATTCGAGCGATAATCCACACTGTTGTAACGTCTGCAATAAGCCATTTACGCGCAAGGAACATTTAATCAATCACATGTCTCGTTGCCACACCGGCGATCGTCCGTTTGCTTGCGAGACATGCGGCAAATCGTTCCCTCTCAAGGGTAATTTGCTCTTCCATCAACGTAGTCATACAAAGGGtcaggaaatggaaagaccaTTTTCATGTGAAAAATGTCCCAAAACATTTATCTGCAAGG GTCATTTGGTGTCCCATATGCGCTCTCATTCCGGTGAGAAACCACATGCGTGTACTTTATGCAGCAAGGCTTTTGTGGAGAGAGGAAATCTAAAACGTCACATGAAAATGAATCATCCGAATGCTCCCATGCCACCTCCACCAGTGCCACATCCCATAATACCTGCCGGTGTATTGCCGCAGATAAAACAAGAAATTAAACCAGTTATAAGTGAATTAA CTCCTTTACAATCAGCTCCAATTGCACATACCATACAACAGTTAACAGGTGGTGCTGGAGGTAATACAGTGCAATTGCCCACAGGTCTAGTGCCTTTGGTTACATCCACAATAACATCTCATGCCACCCAGAAACAAgtaccgccaccaccaccacagcaacagcagcaagcGCAACCGCCGCAACAGCAGCAGGCGCAGGCACCACAAGCCCAACAattgcagcagcagcaacaacagttaATGCATCAGCAAGCTGCTGCAGCTGCCGCAGCGGCACACCAACAACAAGTATTgcatcaacagcaacaacaacaacatcaacaacagcagCTAATGCAATTATCATTGCAACAGGCCGCCGCAGCGGCGGCAGCTCATCAGCAATTACAACAGCCCTCGTCTCATCAAACGactcaacagcagcaacaacaacaacaacagcagcagcaacaacaacaacaacaatcgcaagcccaacaacaacagcagcagcaaccacCGCCACCACAAGTGCCAATTGCTTTAATACAAACGACGGACCCTGAAGCTTTGGCGCGCGCTGCTATGCATATGCCACCCAATGTGGAACAGCATCCAGTCGTTTActaa
- the LOC106084494 gene encoding zinc finger protein 628 isoform X4 gives MNATDHAIAPGESTATAAAHLAAIIANTAHANGYDHHQRHQQHNNRPSPLQQAHNHHHHPAVAHSQLNELGKYWVVTNLFQGQHGQQPPAPTSVAYSQSGVANGGGTGGATYTQTSIAGIPSSTLVRAISTTAASAGVTKPSEAASSSSAGTLQIPQTTQMLSQAAALGQQLPNGTIITTQAAQQQQQQRHAEHQQQLHVHALNSAEDNRQQQQQQQQQQQQQQIAQQQHQQQQQQQHQQQQQQQQHVGVLQTNDAIKDEKPSFTSNGKIATTNQQIIMQHISTASTAAPATSGATTITLGAPKAEIKDDGSVVVGGKIHPGIEMYKVNIEDISQLFAYHEVFGKMHGDVINHPLAVAHGIPVSSNNSSIAPAVAAASANANEANQQQQQQQQQQQHQQANAGGQVAISGTVAMQQSSESTITTTATGSGTVAATTTSAATAIANSTGAAATTTAGGAAAGLLLPKMEGGIAAVDQSAITLAPDGTVVSTGEHVCDICGKMFAFRYQLIVHRRYHTERKPFNCQVCGQGFFTSQDLTRHGKIHIGGPMFTCVVCFNVFANNASLERHMKRHSTDKPFACTICQKTFARKEHLENHFRSHTGETPFRCQYCAKTFTRKEHMVNHVRKHTGETPHRCDICKKSFTRKEHYVNHYMWHTGQTPHQCEVCGKKYTRKEHLANHMRSHTNDTPFRCEICGKSFSRKEHFTNHILWHTGETPHRCDICSKTFTRKEHLLNHVRQHTGESPHRCTYCPKTFTRKEHLTNHIHQHTGETPHRCDFCSKTFTRKEHLLNHVRQHTGESPHRCTYCLKTFTRKEHLVNHIRQHTGETPFKCNYCTKAFTRKDHMVNHVRQHTGESPHKCTFCAKTFTRKEHLTNHVRQHTGESPHRCTYCKKTFTRKEHLTNHIRLHTGDSPHKCEYCQKTFTRKEHLNNHMRQHSSDNPHCCNVCNKPFTRKEHLINHMSRCHTGDRPFACETCGKSFPLKGNLLFHQRSHTKGQEMERPFSCEKCPKTFICKGHLVSHMRSHSGEKPHACTLCSKAFVERGNLKRHMKMNHPNAPMPPPPVPHPIIPAGVLPQIKQEIKPVISELTPLQSAPIAHTIQQLTGGAGGNTVQLPTGLVPLVTSTITSHATQKQVPPPPPQQQQQAQPPQQQQAQAPQAQQLQQQQQQLMHQQAAAAAAAAHQQQVLHQQQQQQHQQQQLMQLSLQQAAAAAAAHQQLQQPSSHQTTQQQQQQQQQQQQQQQQQSQAQQQQQQQPPPPQVPIALIQTTDPEALARAAMHMPPNVEQHPVVY, from the exons TTGGGCAAATATTGGGTGGTAACAAATTTATTTCAAGGCCAACACGGACAGCAGCCGCCTGCACCTACGAGTGTTGCCTATAGCCAAAGTGGTGTTGCCAACGGTGGCGGCACTGGCGGTGCCACATATACCCAAACATCTATAGCTGGTATACCATCATCGACTTTGGTACGTGCAATATCAACAACAGCAGCCTCAGCTGGTGTTACAAAACCATCGGAAGCGGCATCAAGTAGCAGTGCGGGAACACTGCAAATACCGCAAACAACTCAAATGTTGTCACAGGCAGCCGCCTTAGGGCAACAGTTGCCAAATGGTACTATAATAACAACACAGGccgcccaacaacaacaacagcaacgacaTGCAGAACACCAACAACAGTTACATGTGCATG CTTTAAACTCTGCAGAAGATAAcaggcagcagcaacaacaacagcagcaacagcaacaacaacaacaaatagcacagcagcagcaccaacaacagcagcagcaacaacatcaacaacagcagcagcagcaacagcacgTCGGTGTTCTGCAAACTAATGATGCAATTAAAGATGAAAAGCCTTCATTCACTTCAAATGGTAAAATTGCCACCACCAATCAACAGATAATCATGCAGCATATATCAACAGCATCGACGGCAGCTCCAGCAACCTCAGGAGCCACTACCATAACTTTGGGCGCTCCCAAAGCTGAAATTAAGGACGATGGCAGTGTGGTAGTTGGCGGTAAAATACACCCTGGCATCGAAATGTACAAGGTTAATATTGAAGACATTTCGCAATTGTTCGCCTACCACGAAGTATTTGGCAAGATGCATGGCGATGTCATAAATCATCCTTTGGCGGTGGCACATGGCATACCGGTTTCATCGAACAACAGCAGTATTGCACCCGCAGTTGCAGCCGCCTCCGCGAATGCGAATGAAGCAaatcagcaacagcagcagcaacaacaacaacagcaacatcagcAGGCCAATGCTGGGGGACAAGTGGCCATCAGTGGAACCGTGGCTATGCAGCAATCATCGGAATCGACCATAACTACAACGGCTACAGGCAGCGGAACTGTAGCCGCCACTACCACAAGTGCCGCTACGGCTATAGCCAATAGTACTGGAGCAGCGGCCACCACGACGGCTGGTGGTGCGGCAGCTGGCCTCTTATTGCCCAAAATGGAGGGCGGTATTGCGGCCGTCGATCAAAGCGCCATCACCTTGGCTCCCGATGGCACAGTGGTCTCTACTGGAGAACATGTTTGCGACATATGCGGCAAAATGTTTGCCTTTCGTTATCAATTAATAGTGCATCGCCGTTATCATACGGAGCGAAAGCCTTTCAACTGTCAGGTTTGTGGTCAGGGATTCTTTACCTCTCAAGATCTGACTCGTCATGGCAAAATTCACATAGGTGGTCCCATGTTCACTTGTGTGGTGTGTTTCAATGTCTTCGCTAATAACGCTTCACTGGAACGCCACATGAAGCGGCATTCGACGGATAAGCCATTTGCCTGCACGATATGTCAGAAGACCTTTGCGCGCAAAGAGCATTTGGAAAATCACTTCCGTTCGCATACCGGCGAGACACCGTTCCGTTGTCAGTACTGTGCAAAAACCTTTACTCGCAAAGAGCATATGGTCAATCATGTGCGCAAGCACACAGGAGAGACACCGCATCGCTGTGACATTTGCAAGAAGTCGTTTACGCGTAAAGAACACTATGTCAATCATTATATGTGGCACACCG gTCAAACTCCTCATCAATGCGAGGTGTGTGGCAAAAAGTATACGCGCAAGGAACACTTGGCCAATCACATGCGATCCCATACCAACGATACGCCTTTCCGTTGCGAAATCTGTGGCAAGAGTTTCAGTCGCAAAGAACACTTTACCAATCACATTTTATGGCATACAG GCGAAACACCCCATCGTTGTGACATCTGCTCGAAAACCTTTACGCGCAAAGAACACTTACTAAATCATGTGCGACAACATACGGGCGAATCGCCGCACCGTTGCACCTACTGCCCGAAAACGTTTACGCGCAAAGAACATCTAACAAATCATATACATCAACACACCG GCGAAACTCCCCATCGTTGCGATTTCTGTTCGAAAACTTTTACGCGCAAAGAACACTTACTAAATCATGTGCGACAACATACGGGTGAATCTCCGCATCGCTGCACTTATTGTCTTAAAACGTTTACGCGCAAAGAGCATTTGGTCAATCACATACGTCAACATACCGGCGAGACGCCATTCAAGTGCAATTATTGCACCAAAGCTTTTACACGCAAGGATCATATGGTTAATCATGTGCGCCAGCACACGGGCGAATCGCCGCACAAATGCACATTTTGCGCCAAAACCTTTACGCGCAAGGAACATTTGACAAATCATGTGCGTCAACATACCGGAGAGTCACCGCATCGTTGCACCTATTGCAAAAAGACGTTTACGCGCAAGGAACATCTAACGAATCATATACGTTTGCATACGGGCGATTCGCCGCACAAATGTGAATACTGTCAAAAGACATTTACGCGCAAGGAACATCTGAATAATCATATGCGTCAGCATTCGAGCGATAATCCACACTGTTGTAACGTCTGCAATAAGCCATTTACGCGCAAGGAACATTTAATCAATCACATGTCTCGTTGCCACACCGGCGATCGTCCGTTTGCTTGCGAGACATGCGGCAAATCGTTCCCTCTCAAGGGTAATTTGCTCTTCCATCAACGTAGTCATACAAAGGGtcaggaaatggaaagaccaTTTTCATGTGAAAAATGTCCCAAAACATTTATCTGCAAGG GTCATTTGGTGTCCCATATGCGCTCTCATTCCGGTGAGAAACCACATGCGTGTACTTTATGCAGCAAGGCTTTTGTGGAGAGAGGAAATCTAAAACGTCACATGAAAATGAATCATCCGAATGCTCCCATGCCACCTCCACCAGTGCCACATCCCATAATACCTGCCGGTGTATTGCCGCAGATAAAACAAGAAATTAAACCAGTTATAAGTGAATTAA CTCCTTTACAATCAGCTCCAATTGCACATACCATACAACAGTTAACAGGTGGTGCTGGAGGTAATACAGTGCAATTGCCCACAGGTCTAGTGCCTTTGGTTACATCCACAATAACATCTCATGCCACCCAGAAACAAgtaccgccaccaccaccacagcaacagcagcaagcGCAACCGCCGCAACAGCAGCAGGCGCAGGCACCACAAGCCCAACAattgcagcagcagcaacaacagttaATGCATCAGCAAGCTGCTGCAGCTGCCGCAGCGGCACACCAACAACAAGTATTgcatcaacagcaacaacaacaacatcaacaacagcagCTAATGCAATTATCATTGCAACAGGCCGCCGCAGCGGCGGCAGCTCATCAGCAATTACAACAGCCCTCGTCTCATCAAACGactcaacagcagcaacaacaacaacaacagcagcagcaacaacaacaacaacaatcgcaagcccaacaacaacagcagcagcaaccacCGCCACCACAAGTGCCAATTGCTTTAATACAAACGACGGACCCTGAAGCTTTGGCGCGCGCTGCTATGCATATGCCACCCAATGTGGAACAGCATCCAGTCGTTTActaa